The Rhodococcus triatomae genome includes a window with the following:
- a CDS encoding TetR/AcrR family transcriptional regulator has protein sequence MAGGTKRLPRAVREQQMLDAAVEVFSERGFHETSMDAIAARAEISKPMLYLYYGSKDELFAACIQREGLRFAEAFTPAGDPGLTPREQLRKAIEVFLDFVGEHRNSWMVLYRQALGQQAFMGSVQSARDRLIELTAALLAASTREPLPGQDFHMVAVALVGAGEAVADRVAGGEITPAAAADLLEALAWRGLSGKKKSE, from the coding sequence ATGGCTGGCGGCACGAAACGACTGCCGCGTGCGGTGCGCGAACAGCAGATGCTCGATGCCGCCGTCGAGGTGTTCTCCGAGAGGGGATTCCACGAGACCTCCATGGATGCGATCGCCGCCCGGGCCGAGATCTCCAAGCCGATGCTCTACCTCTACTACGGGTCGAAGGACGAGCTGTTCGCGGCGTGTATCCAGCGTGAGGGTCTGCGATTCGCGGAGGCGTTCACCCCCGCCGGCGACCCGGGCCTGACTCCGCGCGAGCAGTTGCGGAAGGCCATCGAGGTGTTCCTCGATTTCGTCGGGGAGCACCGCAATTCCTGGATGGTGCTGTACCGGCAGGCGCTGGGCCAGCAGGCGTTCATGGGTTCGGTGCAGTCCGCTCGCGACCGCCTCATCGAACTGACCGCCGCGCTGCTTGCGGCGAGTACCCGGGAACCTCTTCCCGGACAGGACTTCCACATGGTCGCCGTGGCACTGGTCGGTGCCGGCGAGGCCGTCGCGGACCGCGTGGCGGGCGGGGAGATCACCCCCGCCGCGGCGGCGGATCTGCTCGAGGCCCTCGCATGGCGCGGCCTCTCGGGAAAGAAGAAGTCCGAGTAG
- a CDS encoding MaoC/PaaZ C-terminal domain-containing protein: MGGKVIELSEAPGTLDVYLGAVRSALPVVGASGTSVPDTTFALKGLKVDPDNLAAYCKATGLRFGDSLPLTYPFTLVFPVVMKLMVSQGFPFPAIGSVHAENVIEQTRPISVSEPLDLTVHAENLREHRKGLLVDLVSEVRVGRELVWRQVSSFLKQQRTSLSDQPGPEPKPEEVPPPALRVARVDQATISRYAAVSGDRNPIHVSSLGAKAFGFPKTIAHGMWSAAAILSTVEGRIPDAVTYSVRFGKPILLPATLNMYADRTPEGWDLAIRHPKKGYPHLTATLR; the protein is encoded by the coding sequence ATGGGAGGCAAGGTGATCGAGCTCTCCGAGGCCCCGGGGACCCTGGACGTCTACCTCGGGGCGGTGCGCAGCGCCCTCCCCGTCGTCGGCGCGAGCGGCACCTCCGTTCCGGACACCACCTTCGCCCTGAAGGGCCTGAAGGTGGATCCGGACAACCTCGCCGCCTACTGCAAGGCGACGGGCCTGCGCTTCGGCGACAGCCTGCCGCTGACCTATCCGTTCACCCTGGTATTCCCCGTGGTGATGAAACTGATGGTCTCGCAGGGCTTCCCGTTCCCGGCCATCGGTTCGGTGCACGCCGAGAACGTCATCGAGCAGACCCGTCCGATCTCGGTGAGCGAGCCGCTCGACCTGACGGTGCACGCGGAGAATCTCCGCGAGCACCGCAAGGGCCTGCTCGTCGACCTGGTCAGCGAGGTCCGGGTGGGCCGGGAACTGGTGTGGCGGCAGGTGTCGAGCTTCCTCAAGCAGCAGCGGACGTCGCTGTCCGACCAGCCGGGACCGGAGCCGAAGCCGGAGGAGGTGCCGCCCCCGGCGCTGCGTGTCGCCCGCGTCGACCAGGCCACCATCAGCCGCTACGCGGCGGTCTCCGGTGACCGTAACCCGATCCATGTCTCCTCGTTGGGCGCCAAGGCCTTCGGATTCCCGAAGACCATCGCGCACGGGATGTGGAGCGCCGCGGCCATCCTGTCCACCGTCGAGGGGCGGATCCCGGACGCGGTGACCTACAGTGTGCGCTTCGGCAAGCCGATCCTGCTGCCGGCGACGCTGAACATGTATGCCGACCGGACCCCCGAGGGCTGGGACCTGGCCATCCGGCATCCCAAGAAGGGCTACCCGCACCTCACGGCAACCCTGCGCTGA
- a CDS encoding 3-oxoacyl-ACP reductase → MAASKGAPDLYSQFLSSAPGAFIASKAGLPKPEPLRRYKAGEPPLAGPVLIGGNGRLVEPLRELLADYPVAQPHDTKLGGLVFDATGIGSAADLEQLYEFFKPVIRNLAPSARVVVLGTTPEDTASVDEHIAQRALEGFTRSVGKEVKRGATAQLVYVSSKASTGLSGVESTLRFLLSAKSTYVDGQVIRVGAEDSVAPKNWEKPLDGKVAVVTGAARGIGATIAEVLARDGAHVVCADIPAAGEALSETANKVGGTALALDVTADDAGEKLAEHVLERHGGADIVVHNAGITRDKTLANMDEGRWNMVIGVNLLAPQKITDILVAKGALKEGGRVIDVSSIAGIAGNRGQTNYGTSKAGVIGLVQASAPVLAEKKITINAVAPGFIETAMTAAIPFATREAGRRMNSLLQGGQTVDVAETVAYFASPASNAVTGQIVRVCGQSLIGA, encoded by the coding sequence GTGGCAGCCAGCAAGGGAGCCCCCGACCTGTACTCGCAATTCCTCTCCTCCGCCCCCGGCGCGTTCATCGCGTCGAAGGCGGGCCTGCCGAAACCGGAGCCCCTGCGCCGGTACAAGGCGGGCGAACCGCCCCTCGCCGGGCCGGTGCTCATCGGCGGAAACGGCCGCCTCGTCGAGCCGCTGCGCGAGCTCCTCGCCGATTACCCGGTGGCCCAGCCGCACGACACCAAGCTCGGCGGCCTCGTCTTCGACGCCACCGGGATCGGATCGGCCGCCGACCTCGAGCAGCTCTACGAGTTCTTCAAGCCGGTGATCCGCAACCTCGCGCCCAGCGCCCGCGTCGTCGTCCTCGGCACCACTCCCGAGGACACCGCGAGCGTGGACGAGCACATCGCGCAGCGCGCTCTCGAAGGATTCACCCGCAGCGTCGGCAAGGAGGTCAAGCGCGGCGCCACGGCCCAGCTCGTGTACGTCTCGTCGAAGGCCTCCACCGGACTCAGCGGCGTCGAGTCCACCCTCCGCTTCCTCCTCTCGGCCAAGTCCACCTATGTCGACGGCCAGGTCATCCGCGTCGGCGCCGAGGACTCGGTCGCCCCGAAGAACTGGGAGAAGCCGCTCGACGGCAAGGTCGCCGTCGTCACCGGCGCGGCGCGCGGCATCGGCGCCACCATCGCCGAGGTCCTGGCCAGGGACGGTGCCCACGTCGTGTGCGCCGACATCCCGGCCGCGGGAGAGGCACTGTCGGAGACCGCGAACAAGGTCGGCGGAACCGCCCTCGCCCTGGACGTCACCGCCGACGACGCCGGCGAGAAGCTCGCCGAGCACGTTCTCGAGCGTCACGGCGGAGCGGACATCGTCGTCCACAACGCCGGCATCACCCGCGACAAGACTCTCGCCAACATGGACGAGGGCCGCTGGAACATGGTCATCGGCGTCAATCTCCTGGCACCGCAGAAGATCACCGACATCCTCGTCGCGAAGGGCGCCCTGAAGGAGGGCGGCCGCGTGATCGACGTGTCGTCGATCGCCGGCATCGCGGGCAACCGCGGCCAGACCAACTACGGCACGTCGAAGGCCGGTGTCATCGGTCTCGTGCAGGCCTCGGCACCGGTTCTCGCGGAGAAGAAGATCACGATCAACGCGGTGGCCCCCGGCTTCATCGAGACCGCCATGACGGCCGCGATCCCGTTCGCCACCCGTGAGGCCGGACGACGGATGAACTCGCTGCTCCAGGGCGGTCAGACGGTCGACGTCGCGGAAACCGTGGCCTACTTCGCGAGCCCCGCGTCCAACGCCGTGACCGGACAGATCGTCCGTGTCTGCGGCCAGAGCCTGATCGGCGCCTGA
- a CDS encoding acetyl-CoA C-acetyltransferase, producing MTSKARTNTKSAAATKRSGRQQRPVAIVGGNRIPFARSDRRYAQASNQDMFTSTLDGLVSRFNLQGERLGLVAGGAVLKHSRDFNLIRESVLGSALSPYTPGYDLQQACGTGLQAIVTVGDAIAAGRIDAGIGGGVDTTSDAPIGVNNELREFLLSLNRAKSTGDRIKLLGNVRPSMLGIEIPRNGEPRTGLSMGDHAAITAKEFGVSREAQDELAAASHQNMAAAYDRGFFDDLVTPFLGLTRDDNLRADSSVEKLAKLKPVFGTKLGDATMTAGNSTPLTDGASAVLLSTDEWATERNLPVLAHLVDSETAAVDYVHGKDGLLMAPTYAIPRLLERNGLTLQDFDFYEIHEAFASVVLATLQAFEDDAYCKERLGLDGALGSIDRSKLNVNGSSLAAGHPFAATGGRIVASLAKALAEKGSGRGLISICAAGGQGVTAIIER from the coding sequence GTGACCAGCAAAGCTCGCACCAACACGAAGTCAGCGGCGGCGACCAAGCGCAGCGGAAGGCAGCAGCGTCCCGTCGCGATCGTCGGCGGTAACCGCATTCCGTTCGCGCGTTCGGACCGCCGGTACGCGCAGGCCTCCAACCAGGACATGTTCACCTCCACCCTGGACGGGCTGGTCAGCCGTTTCAACCTCCAGGGTGAGCGCCTGGGCCTGGTCGCCGGTGGCGCGGTGCTCAAGCACAGCCGCGACTTCAACCTCATCCGCGAGAGCGTGCTGGGCAGCGCGCTGAGCCCCTACACGCCCGGATACGACCTGCAGCAGGCCTGTGGCACCGGTCTGCAGGCCATCGTCACCGTCGGCGACGCCATCGCCGCGGGTCGTATCGATGCCGGTATCGGCGGCGGCGTCGACACCACGTCGGATGCACCCATCGGGGTGAACAACGAGCTGCGCGAGTTCCTGCTGTCGCTGAACCGCGCGAAGTCGACCGGTGACCGCATCAAGCTCCTGGGCAACGTCCGCCCGTCGATGCTCGGCATCGAGATCCCGCGCAACGGCGAGCCCCGTACCGGCTTGTCCATGGGCGACCACGCCGCGATCACGGCGAAGGAGTTCGGGGTCAGCCGCGAGGCGCAGGACGAACTGGCCGCGGCGAGTCACCAGAACATGGCTGCCGCCTACGATCGGGGCTTCTTCGACGATCTGGTCACCCCGTTCCTCGGTCTGACCCGCGACGACAATCTGCGTGCCGACTCCTCGGTGGAGAAGCTCGCCAAGCTGAAGCCGGTGTTCGGCACCAAGCTCGGCGACGCCACCATGACGGCGGGCAACTCGACTCCGCTCACCGACGGCGCGTCCGCTGTCCTGCTCTCCACCGACGAATGGGCCACCGAGCGCAACCTGCCGGTCCTCGCTCATCTGGTCGACTCGGAGACTGCCGCCGTCGACTACGTGCACGGCAAGGACGGCCTGCTCATGGCGCCGACCTACGCGATTCCGCGTCTGCTCGAACGCAACGGCCTGACCTTGCAGGACTTCGACTTCTACGAGATCCACGAGGCCTTCGCCTCCGTCGTGCTCGCCACGCTGCAGGCGTTCGAGGACGACGCGTACTGCAAGGAACGGCTGGGGCTGGACGGCGCACTGGGGTCGATCGACCGCAGCAAGCTCAACGTCAACGGCTCCTCCCTGGCCGCGGGCCACCCGTTCGCGGCCACGGGCGGCCGGATCGTCGCCTCGCTCGCGAAGGCGCTGGCGGAGAAGGGTTCGGGCCGGGGCCTGATCTCGATCTGCGCGGCAGGCGGCCAGGGCGTCACGGCCATCATCGAGCGCTGA
- a CDS encoding VanW family protein codes for MDDGTDDPRPEELPTTPISDRSQGDGSEDPTQVIPAVPDEPAPPRAYEQVDPEGAGAATEQFTAPQAEAASPAGSDPSSGGGAGGSGGDGSDGGVSGAVKAAPWAKIVAVAGGAAALLGLGYAIDLAVASGSVARGTTVAGVDVGGMSTADAEQTLRAALEPRANEPVEVTAGDVTEQIVPAEAGLGVDWAATLDRIDSQPLNPWTRLTSFFVDREAGVSSTVDEAALAGAIDGLRGTADRAVREGNIVFEGATPVPVTPAPGQQIDGEGTEELLTERWAFAEPIDLPVESVEVTVSQDSVDRALADVAVPAASADLVVSGRDGVTATSPRDRIGALLRFEPDGDGGLEPVYDFEAATGILAPQLAPTEREPKDAEITLSGGSPTVVPAVVGDLVQWPETLEGLPQALAGTHRIDAVYGPVEPELTTEAAESLGVREVIGEFTTGGFSSASGVNIRLAAASLDGALVLPGETFSLNGHTGPRGTAQGYVESGIINHGRPDTAVGGGVSQVATTLYNASYFAGMEDVEHTEHSYYISRYPEAREATVFEGAIDLKFRNPTDTGVLIQAIGGSSQLTIRFWGTKTVDVQSVTGSRSRPTQPDTITLPAGDACVPSSGSPGFTSSDTRIITDVATGREISRNTRTVRYDPVPTVECESSDPAPAAPPADGPPERAPAPEPGGGGGGQAPAAAPTTGRSAPSSTPSAPAGETTTRAPRPTADDDE; via the coding sequence GTGGACGACGGCACTGACGACCCCCGGCCCGAGGAGTTGCCGACGACGCCGATCTCGGACCGCTCGCAGGGCGACGGCAGCGAAGACCCGACCCAGGTGATCCCGGCGGTACCCGACGAGCCGGCACCCCCCAGGGCCTACGAGCAGGTCGATCCCGAAGGCGCCGGCGCGGCCACCGAGCAGTTCACGGCTCCTCAGGCCGAGGCGGCTTCTCCGGCCGGCTCCGACCCGTCTTCGGGTGGGGGAGCGGGCGGATCGGGTGGTGACGGAAGCGACGGTGGCGTGAGCGGCGCCGTCAAGGCAGCGCCCTGGGCCAAGATCGTTGCGGTCGCCGGTGGGGCCGCCGCGCTTCTCGGTCTCGGCTACGCCATCGACCTCGCGGTCGCGTCGGGATCGGTGGCGCGCGGGACGACCGTCGCGGGTGTGGACGTCGGCGGAATGTCGACGGCCGATGCCGAGCAGACGCTGCGCGCGGCGCTCGAGCCCCGCGCGAACGAACCGGTGGAGGTCACCGCCGGTGACGTCACCGAGCAGATCGTCCCGGCCGAGGCCGGTCTCGGGGTGGACTGGGCCGCCACGCTCGACCGCATCGATTCCCAGCCCCTCAACCCCTGGACCCGGCTGACGTCGTTCTTCGTCGACCGCGAGGCAGGGGTGAGCTCCACCGTCGACGAGGCGGCGCTCGCGGGTGCGATAGACGGGCTCCGGGGCACGGCCGACCGCGCGGTGCGGGAGGGCAACATCGTGTTCGAGGGCGCCACCCCGGTGCCGGTGACGCCTGCGCCCGGCCAGCAGATCGACGGTGAGGGCACGGAGGAGTTGCTCACGGAGCGGTGGGCATTCGCCGAGCCGATCGACCTGCCGGTCGAATCGGTCGAGGTGACCGTCTCCCAGGACAGCGTGGACCGCGCCCTCGCCGACGTGGCGGTTCCGGCCGCGTCCGCAGACCTGGTGGTCTCGGGTCGCGACGGCGTGACGGCCACGTCGCCGCGCGACCGGATCGGCGCCCTGCTCCGATTCGAGCCGGACGGCGACGGTGGTCTCGAGCCGGTGTACGACTTCGAGGCGGCGACCGGCATCCTCGCGCCGCAGCTGGCCCCCACCGAACGGGAGCCGAAGGACGCCGAGATCACGCTGTCCGGAGGTTCGCCCACGGTGGTGCCCGCGGTGGTGGGCGATCTGGTCCAGTGGCCCGAGACGCTCGAGGGGCTGCCGCAGGCGCTTGCGGGCACTCACCGGATCGACGCGGTCTACGGGCCGGTGGAGCCGGAATTGACCACCGAGGCGGCCGAGTCGCTCGGCGTGCGCGAGGTGATCGGCGAGTTCACGACGGGCGGATTCTCCTCGGCGTCCGGCGTGAACATCCGTCTGGCGGCCGCCTCCCTCGACGGGGCCCTCGTCCTTCCCGGCGAGACCTTCTCGCTCAATGGGCACACCGGGCCGCGCGGAACCGCTCAGGGCTACGTCGAGTCCGGCATCATCAACCACGGCAGGCCGGACACCGCCGTCGGCGGTGGTGTCAGCCAGGTCGCGACGACGCTCTACAACGCGTCGTACTTCGCCGGCATGGAGGACGTCGAGCACACCGAGCACTCCTACTACATCTCGCGGTACCCCGAGGCCCGCGAGGCCACCGTGTTCGAGGGGGCGATCGACCTCAAGTTCCGTAATCCCACCGACACGGGTGTGCTGATCCAGGCGATCGGGGGAAGCTCCCAGCTGACCATCCGTTTCTGGGGCACCAAGACGGTGGACGTGCAGTCGGTGACCGGGTCGCGCAGCCGCCCGACACAGCCGGACACGATCACTCTGCCGGCCGGCGACGCGTGCGTACCGTCCAGCGGTTCACCGGGATTCACGTCCAGTGACACTCGGATCATCACCGACGTGGCCACCGGCCGGGAGATCTCCCGCAACACCCGGACGGTTCGCTACGACCCCGTTCCGACGGTCGAGTGCGAGTCGTCGGACCCCGCTCCCGCAGCACCTCCGGCGGACGGCCCGCCGGAGCGCGCACCCGCGCCCGAGCCCGGCGGCGGTGGGGGCGGCCAGGCGCCGGCAGCTGCGCCGACGACGGGGCGCAGTGCGCCGAGCTCCACTCCGTCGGCACCCGCAGGCGAGACGACCACCCGCGCGCCACGCCCCACGGCGGACGACGACGAGTAG
- a CDS encoding FAD-binding oxidoreductase, giving the protein MDEDLRKLAAQLPDGAVLTDPDLVEGYRRDWAKDPDAGRPLAVVRASCTADVQAVLRWASARRVPVVPRGAGSGLSGGATAVDGGLVLTTERMRRIDVDPVTRTAVVQPGLLNAEVKKAVGEHGLWYPPDPSSFEICSIGGNAATNAGGLCCVKYGVTTDYVLGLEVVLADGTAVRLGGPRLKDSAGLSLTKLFVGSEGTLGIITEVIVRLLPAQPPASTVVASFATVEDATAAILSVTRAMRPAMLEFMDRASIGAVEDALKMGLDRSAHAMLIAQSDSPGADRARETEFIAEAFARHHAPEVFATDDQEEGEAFTAARRFAIPAVERLGTLLLEDVGVPVPSLPDLILGIEEIARRREVLVAVIAHAGDGNTHPLIVHDPLDAAETARANAAFGEIMDLAISLGGTITGEHGVGRLKKAWLPDQVGPDVMELTRRIKTALDPDHLLNPGAVL; this is encoded by the coding sequence ATGGACGAGGACCTGCGCAAGTTGGCGGCGCAGCTCCCGGACGGCGCGGTGCTCACCGACCCCGACCTGGTCGAGGGCTACCGCCGTGACTGGGCGAAGGACCCGGATGCCGGCCGTCCGCTGGCAGTGGTTCGTGCGAGTTGCACCGCCGACGTCCAGGCGGTGCTCCGCTGGGCGAGTGCGCGCCGCGTCCCCGTCGTACCCCGCGGCGCCGGTTCCGGGCTCTCCGGGGGAGCGACGGCCGTCGACGGTGGCCTGGTCCTCACCACCGAGCGGATGCGGCGGATCGACGTCGATCCCGTCACCCGGACGGCGGTGGTCCAGCCCGGCCTGCTCAACGCAGAGGTCAAGAAGGCGGTCGGCGAGCACGGCCTCTGGTATCCGCCGGACCCGTCCTCGTTCGAGATCTGCTCGATCGGCGGCAATGCGGCCACCAACGCCGGCGGGCTGTGCTGCGTGAAGTACGGCGTGACCACCGACTACGTCCTGGGACTCGAGGTGGTCCTCGCAGACGGCACGGCGGTGCGGCTCGGCGGCCCCCGGTTGAAGGATTCCGCTGGTCTGTCCCTCACGAAGCTGTTCGTGGGTAGCGAAGGCACGCTCGGGATCATCACCGAGGTGATCGTGCGACTTCTCCCGGCGCAGCCACCGGCGAGCACGGTGGTCGCGTCGTTCGCCACCGTCGAGGACGCGACGGCCGCGATCCTGTCCGTGACGCGCGCGATGCGTCCCGCGATGCTCGAGTTCATGGATCGCGCCTCGATCGGTGCGGTGGAGGATGCGCTGAAGATGGGACTCGACCGGTCGGCGCACGCGATGCTGATCGCGCAATCCGATTCGCCGGGGGCGGACCGTGCCCGCGAAACCGAGTTCATCGCCGAGGCTTTCGCGCGGCACCACGCGCCGGAGGTGTTCGCGACCGACGATCAGGAGGAGGGTGAGGCGTTCACGGCGGCCCGGCGTTTCGCGATTCCCGCCGTCGAGAGGCTCGGAACCCTGTTGCTCGAGGATGTCGGTGTGCCGGTGCCGTCCCTGCCCGACCTCATCCTGGGAATCGAGGAGATCGCCCGTCGCCGTGAGGTTCTCGTCGCGGTCATCGCTCATGCGGGCGACGGCAACACCCACCCGCTGATCGTGCACGACCCCCTCGACGCCGCCGAGACCGCGCGGGCGAACGCCGCGTTCGGTGAGATCATGGATCTGGCGATCTCGCTGGGCGGCACGATCACCGGCGAGCACGGGGTGGGTCGGCTGAAGAAGGCGTGGCTGCCGGACCAGGTGGGCCCCGACGTCATGGAGCTGACCCGGCGGATCAAGACCGCACTGGACCCGGACCACCTGCTCAATCCCGGCGCGGTGCTCTGA
- a CDS encoding type IV toxin-antitoxin system AbiEi family antitoxin domain-containing protein codes for MERSSHRVVRRQQALAAGYSDEEIRRRYTRGEWQRLGHGAYIEAATMSALDAPARHLLAVDAVLPALAPDAVLSHGTAAVVHGLPLWDAPLDRVHVTRDRPSGGRTGADVVVHASPLHGSVTTIGGYRVTSPARTVVDLACSYGVESAVVAGDAAARTLAVGSRELSAEVTRAGGRRGVQAARRAAALVDARCESVGESRSRVFFEAYDLPVPSLQHEFRDGGGYFLARVDFYWAEYGVIGEFDGRTKYGRLLRPGQEPGDAVFAEKLREDALRELGYGVVRWTWADLGAPEVLAARIRRALHSRIPFPHPRGD; via the coding sequence ATGGAACGTTCCAGCCACCGCGTCGTGCGACGACAACAGGCACTCGCCGCCGGGTACTCCGACGAGGAGATCCGGCGGCGCTACACACGAGGCGAGTGGCAGCGACTCGGACACGGCGCCTACATCGAGGCGGCAACGATGTCCGCCCTCGACGCACCGGCACGCCACCTGCTCGCCGTCGACGCCGTACTACCGGCCCTCGCACCCGATGCGGTGCTCAGTCACGGCACCGCCGCCGTGGTCCACGGACTCCCCCTGTGGGACGCCCCTCTCGACCGGGTACATGTCACTCGGGACCGACCCAGCGGCGGGCGAACCGGCGCCGATGTCGTCGTCCACGCCTCCCCGTTGCACGGCTCGGTGACGACGATCGGCGGCTACCGCGTCACCTCACCCGCACGAACCGTCGTCGACCTCGCCTGCTCGTACGGCGTCGAATCTGCCGTCGTCGCCGGGGACGCGGCGGCACGCACGCTCGCCGTCGGCTCGCGGGAACTGTCGGCGGAAGTTACCCGCGCCGGCGGCAGACGTGGCGTACAGGCGGCGCGCCGGGCTGCCGCGCTCGTCGATGCGCGCTGTGAGAGCGTCGGCGAATCACGGAGTCGGGTGTTCTTCGAGGCGTACGACCTGCCCGTGCCGTCGCTCCAGCACGAGTTCCGGGACGGCGGCGGATACTTCCTCGCCCGGGTCGACTTCTACTGGGCCGAGTACGGCGTGATCGGCGAGTTCGACGGACGGACGAAGTACGGTCGGCTCCTGCGCCCCGGCCAGGAGCCCGGCGATGCCGTCTTCGCCGAGAAACTCCGTGAGGACGCCCTGCGCGAACTGGGGTACGGCGTCGTCCGGTGGACCTGGGCGGATCTCGGCGCTCCCGAGGTGCTCGCCGCTCGGATACGTCGAGCCCTCCACAGCCGCATACCGTTTCCGCACCCGCGCGGAGATTAG
- a CDS encoding acyl-CoA dehydrogenase — MGHYKSNVRDLEFNLFELLGLEKPLEEGVWGDLDVDTVKNMLSEVARLAEGPLGESFADADRNPPVFDPENHTVTLPESFKKSFRALWDAEWYRMGLSEEIGGVPVPRSVVWAIGELILGSQPAAHMYQAGPAFADVLFNNGTDEQKKWAATLVERGWGATMVLTEPDAGSDVGAGRTKAIQQDDGSWHIEGVKRFITSADSDDLFENIFHLVLARPEGAKPGTKGLSLFFVPKIHFDFEKEEFGERNGVYVTNVEHKMGLKVSATCEVTFGGHGVPAKGWLVGEVHDGIAQMFDVIEHARMMVGTKAIATLSTGYLNALDYAKERVQGADLTQMTDKTAPRVTITHHPDVRRALMIQKAYSEGLRSVYLYTAAHQDPEVAKLVSGADAELAARVNDLLLPIVKGVGSEQAYAKLTESLQTFGGSGFLQDYPIEQYIRDAKIDSLYEGTTAIQAQDFFFRKIARDRGVALAHVAGEVKKFIDSEAGNGRLKSERALLNTALEDVQGMAATLTGFLMGAQEQPSELYKVGLGSVRFLMSVGDLLIGWQLLRGAEVAIKALDEGASDKDKAFYEGKVAVASWFAKNILPELTATKGIVANVDNDIMELDEAAF; from the coding sequence ATGGGCCATTACAAGAGCAACGTCCGCGACTTGGAGTTCAACCTCTTCGAGCTGCTCGGACTCGAGAAGCCTCTCGAAGAGGGCGTGTGGGGCGACCTCGACGTCGACACCGTCAAGAACATGCTCAGCGAGGTTGCCCGCCTCGCCGAAGGACCGCTCGGCGAGTCCTTCGCCGACGCCGACCGCAACCCGCCGGTCTTCGACCCCGAGAACCACACCGTCACCCTGCCGGAGTCCTTCAAGAAGTCCTTCCGCGCGCTGTGGGACGCCGAGTGGTACCGCATGGGTCTGTCCGAGGAGATCGGCGGCGTCCCGGTTCCCCGTTCCGTCGTGTGGGCCATCGGTGAGCTGATCCTCGGCTCGCAGCCCGCCGCGCACATGTACCAGGCCGGCCCCGCGTTCGCCGACGTGCTGTTCAACAACGGCACCGACGAGCAGAAGAAGTGGGCGGCCACCCTCGTCGAGCGCGGCTGGGGCGCCACCATGGTTCTCACCGAGCCCGACGCCGGTTCCGACGTCGGTGCGGGCCGCACCAAGGCGATCCAGCAGGACGACGGCTCCTGGCACATCGAGGGCGTCAAGCGCTTCATCACCTCGGCCGATTCCGACGACCTGTTCGAGAACATCTTCCACCTGGTTCTCGCTCGTCCCGAGGGCGCCAAGCCCGGCACCAAGGGCCTGTCGCTGTTCTTCGTCCCGAAGATCCACTTCGACTTCGAGAAGGAAGAGTTCGGCGAGCGCAACGGCGTCTACGTCACCAACGTCGAGCACAAGATGGGCCTGAAGGTCTCGGCCACCTGTGAGGTCACCTTCGGTGGCCACGGTGTTCCGGCCAAGGGCTGGCTCGTCGGCGAGGTCCATGACGGTATCGCCCAGATGTTCGACGTCATCGAGCACGCTCGCATGATGGTCGGCACCAAGGCCATCGCCACGCTGTCGACCGGTTACCTCAACGCGCTCGACTACGCCAAGGAGCGCGTCCAGGGTGCCGATCTGACGCAGATGACGGACAAGACCGCGCCGCGCGTCACCATCACGCATCACCCGGACGTCCGTCGCGCCCTGATGATCCAGAAGGCCTACTCCGAGGGCCTGCGCTCGGTGTATCTGTACACCGCCGCGCACCAGGATCCCGAGGTCGCGAAGCTGGTCTCCGGCGCGGACGCCGAACTGGCGGCCCGGGTCAACGACCTGCTGCTCCCGATCGTCAAGGGTGTCGGCTCCGAGCAGGCCTACGCCAAGCTCACCGAGTCGCTGCAGACCTTCGGTGGCTCCGGCTTCCTGCAGGACTACCCGATCGAGCAGTACATCCGCGACGCGAAGATCGACTCGCTGTACGAGGGCACCACTGCCATCCAGGCGCAGGACTTCTTCTTCCGCAAGATCGCCCGTGACCGCGGTGTCGCACTCGCGCACGTGGCGGGCGAGGTCAAGAAGTTCATCGACAGCGAGGCGGGCAACGGTCGTCTCAAGTCCGAGCGCGCACTGCTGAACACCGCCCTCGAGGACGTCCAGGGCATGGCCGCCACGCTCACCGGGTTCCTCATGGGCGCCCAGGAGCAGCCGTCCGAGCTGTACAAGGTCGGACTCGGTTCCGTGCGCTTCCTCATGTCCGTCGGCGACCTGCTCATCGGCTGGCAGCTGCTGCGCGGCGCCGAGGTGGCCATCAAGGCGCTCGACGAGGGTGCCTCCGACAAGGACAAGGCGTTCTACGAGGGCAAGGTCGCCGTGGCGTCCTGGTTCGCGAAGAACATCCTGCCCGAGCTGACCGCCACCAAGGGCATCGTCGCGAACGTCGACAACGACATCATGGAGCTCGACGAAGCCGCGTTCTGA